In the genome of Thunnus maccoyii chromosome 15, fThuMac1.1, whole genome shotgun sequence, one region contains:
- the LOC121912901 gene encoding probable thiopurine S-methyltransferase isoform X1, translated as MMNVRVSIFHIHNSPHTTRPRAVVIGSEAPRRLRRTVKKNTHIWMRPPRNWSALETLNYAQELNRHGGTSHLPSWGQTNITSMLAPQADRVMTLGEWEDRWQENRIGFHQSHVHKMLENNFDKVLAGRTGVRFFFPLCGKAVDMKWLADMGHSVVGVEISEKAIQQFFEENNMTYIEEPVPAIPGAKVYKSSEKNISLYQCDLYNFSSSIEGQFGAIWDRGSLVAINPKDREKYAALIISLMASDCRYLLDTLLYNPELYKGPPFFVPDEQVTRLFGERCDIELLQSVDAMTDRQRAWGLDYLTETVHLISPKSN; from the exons atgatgaatgtgcGTGTGTCCATTTTCCATATCCACAACAGTCCACACACGACCCGCCCCCGGGCGGTAGTGATTGGTTCAGAGGCTCCTCGACGTCTTCGTCGCACcgtaaagaaaaacacacacatctggatGCGACCCCCGCGCAACTGGAGCGCTTTGGAAACACTGAATTACGCACAGGAACTGAACCGACATGGAGGAACGTCACATCTCCCAAG TTGGGGTCAGACAAACATCACCAGCATGCTGGCACCGCAGGCAGATCGGGTCATGACGCTTGGAGAATGGGAGGACCGCTGGCAGGAAAACAGAATTGGCTTCCATCAGTCCCATGTACACAA GATGCTGGAGAACAATTTTGATAAAGTTCTTGCTGGACGGACAGGAGTTCgcttcttcttccctctctgcGGGAAAGCTGTAGACATGAAGTG GCTAGCAGATATGGGACATTCAGTGGTTGGGGTGGAGATCTCTGAAAAGGCCATTCAACAGTTCTTTGAGGAGAACAACATGACCTACATTGAGGAGCCTGTCCCTGCCATACCTGGAGCAAAGGTTTACAAG AGCTCAGAGAAAAATATCTCCCTATATCAATGTGACCTGTACAACTTCTCCAG TTCCATTGAGGGTCAGTTTGGGGCAATTTGGGACCGGGGATCCCTAGTGGCCATCAAcccaaaagacagagaaaa GTATGCTGCTCTCATAATTTCTCTGATGGCCAGTGACTGCAGATACCTTTTGGACACTTTGCTGTACAATCCTGAGTTATATAAAG GACCTCCCTTTTTTGTGCCCGATGAGCAAGTAACTCGTCTGTTTG GGGAAAGATGTGATATCGAGCTGCTGCAGTCAGTGGATGccatgacagacagacagcgagCCTGGGGGTTGGACTACCTGACTGAAACTGTACACCTCATCTCTCCAAAGAGCAATTAA
- the LOC121912901 gene encoding probable thiopurine S-methyltransferase isoform X2: MTDMRDSHFLLKTLMLLLCQTADCWGQTNITSMLAPQADRVMTLGEWEDRWQENRIGFHQSHVHKMLENNFDKVLAGRTGVRFFFPLCGKAVDMKWLADMGHSVVGVEISEKAIQQFFEENNMTYIEEPVPAIPGAKVYKSSEKNISLYQCDLYNFSSSIEGQFGAIWDRGSLVAINPKDREKYAALIISLMASDCRYLLDTLLYNPELYKGPPFFVPDEQVTRLFGERCDIELLQSVDAMTDRQRAWGLDYLTETVHLISPKSN; encoded by the exons ATGACAGATATGAGGGATTCACATTTTCTCCTTAAAACGCTAATGCTGCTTCTGTGTCAGACTGCTGATTG TTGGGGTCAGACAAACATCACCAGCATGCTGGCACCGCAGGCAGATCGGGTCATGACGCTTGGAGAATGGGAGGACCGCTGGCAGGAAAACAGAATTGGCTTCCATCAGTCCCATGTACACAA GATGCTGGAGAACAATTTTGATAAAGTTCTTGCTGGACGGACAGGAGTTCgcttcttcttccctctctgcGGGAAAGCTGTAGACATGAAGTG GCTAGCAGATATGGGACATTCAGTGGTTGGGGTGGAGATCTCTGAAAAGGCCATTCAACAGTTCTTTGAGGAGAACAACATGACCTACATTGAGGAGCCTGTCCCTGCCATACCTGGAGCAAAGGTTTACAAG AGCTCAGAGAAAAATATCTCCCTATATCAATGTGACCTGTACAACTTCTCCAG TTCCATTGAGGGTCAGTTTGGGGCAATTTGGGACCGGGGATCCCTAGTGGCCATCAAcccaaaagacagagaaaa GTATGCTGCTCTCATAATTTCTCTGATGGCCAGTGACTGCAGATACCTTTTGGACACTTTGCTGTACAATCCTGAGTTATATAAAG GACCTCCCTTTTTTGTGCCCGATGAGCAAGTAACTCGTCTGTTTG GGGAAAGATGTGATATCGAGCTGCTGCAGTCAGTGGATGccatgacagacagacagcgagCCTGGGGGTTGGACTACCTGACTGAAACTGTACACCTCATCTCTCCAAAGAGCAATTAA
- the LOC121912901 gene encoding probable thiopurine S-methyltransferase isoform X3: MLAPQADRVMTLGEWEDRWQENRIGFHQSHVHKMLENNFDKVLAGRTGVRFFFPLCGKAVDMKWLADMGHSVVGVEISEKAIQQFFEENNMTYIEEPVPAIPGAKVYKSSEKNISLYQCDLYNFSSSIEGQFGAIWDRGSLVAINPKDREKYAALIISLMASDCRYLLDTLLYNPELYKGPPFFVPDEQVTRLFGERCDIELLQSVDAMTDRQRAWGLDYLTETVHLISPKSN; encoded by the exons ATGCTGGCACCGCAGGCAGATCGGGTCATGACGCTTGGAGAATGGGAGGACCGCTGGCAGGAAAACAGAATTGGCTTCCATCAGTCCCATGTACACAA GATGCTGGAGAACAATTTTGATAAAGTTCTTGCTGGACGGACAGGAGTTCgcttcttcttccctctctgcGGGAAAGCTGTAGACATGAAGTG GCTAGCAGATATGGGACATTCAGTGGTTGGGGTGGAGATCTCTGAAAAGGCCATTCAACAGTTCTTTGAGGAGAACAACATGACCTACATTGAGGAGCCTGTCCCTGCCATACCTGGAGCAAAGGTTTACAAG AGCTCAGAGAAAAATATCTCCCTATATCAATGTGACCTGTACAACTTCTCCAG TTCCATTGAGGGTCAGTTTGGGGCAATTTGGGACCGGGGATCCCTAGTGGCCATCAAcccaaaagacagagaaaa GTATGCTGCTCTCATAATTTCTCTGATGGCCAGTGACTGCAGATACCTTTTGGACACTTTGCTGTACAATCCTGAGTTATATAAAG GACCTCCCTTTTTTGTGCCCGATGAGCAAGTAACTCGTCTGTTTG GGGAAAGATGTGATATCGAGCTGCTGCAGTCAGTGGATGccatgacagacagacagcgagCCTGGGGGTTGGACTACCTGACTGAAACTGTACACCTCATCTCTCCAAAGAGCAATTAA
- the LOC121913827 gene encoding protein phosphatase 1 regulatory subunit 36: MPKYHEETRNVSVLPTGRWVWSDESQTVEFVSSAPAEEGVLKKRRQTNVNFNCLQHRSEWLAEVCTLNHRGRQSIRKSLSPAHLNAYRSSVMQRHGDHVSIDDVKQVAVSLLQENYLLPIPFCFMAVLKSKALDDVLTALLLYLSCYFEQKSLENKPKPLMVVEIVTEHQMMEETMVKLKIAQKKLAVCYFSLIVDLDMAQHRHTACRKGQMSPNSTEWLLHACLYSFFCYVAWVTFGRKDLRDIQEEVGRLLYSDTFNIAVRNRTDGDSGMTSTADNGSVKTRVVDPKETGCNSTFKQRVSQRRPALSSIVNQRSPLMVSLLPSPKEQSPHLFSSSRTRRQSPLQAEHCDSKALTELNQQLASVSFGILGKPLKQFSHSTLIPYGEQKNNRDEDGDDEPENHANNNSEDRPGIHVEGSKSSFMRTKSTDIVRYGSTTYTKH, encoded by the exons ATGCCGAAATATCATGAGGAGACGAGAAAT GTGAGTGTCCTGCCTACTGGCCGCTGGGTGTGGAGTGATGAATCCCAAACAGTAGAGTTTGTCAG TTCTGCTCCAGCAGAGGAGGGTGTTttgaagaaaagaagacaaaccAATGTCAATTTCAACTGTCTTCAGCACAGATCAGAGTG GTTGGCTGAGGTCTGTACATTGAACCATAGAGGGCGCCAGAGTATTAGAAAGAGCCTGAGCCCTGCTCATCTGAACGCATACAGATCCTCGGTGATGCAGAGACACGGGGATCATGTCTCCATTGATGATGTTAAAC AGGTGGCTGTCAGTTTGCTACAGGAGAATTATCTGCTTCCCATTCCTTTCTGCTTCATGGCTGTATTGAA GAGTAAAGCGCTAGATGACGTCCTGACTGCCCTTCTTCTTTACTTGTCTTGTTACTTTGAGCAGAAGTCCTTGGAGAATAAACCTAAGCCTTTAATGGT TGTAGAGATCGTCACAGAGCACCAGATGATGGAGGAGACTATGGTCAAATTGAAGATTGCTCAGAAGAAGCTGGCTGTGTGCTACTTCAGCCTGATCGTGGACTTGGATATGGCACAGCATCGCCACACGGCATGTCGCAA ggGCCAGATGTCGCCAAACAGTACAGAATGGCTGCTACATGCG TGCTTGTACAGCTTCTTCTGCTACGTGGCCTGGGTGACGTTTGGCAGGAAGGACCTCAGAGACATCCAAGAGGAGGTGGGGCGTCTTTTGTACTCTGACACCTTCAACATAGCGGTGAGGAACAGGACTGATGGGGATTCAGGAATGACCTCCACTGCTGATAATGGTTCAGTGAAGACGAGAGTTGTTGACCCAAAGGAGACAGGATGTAATAGCACATTCAAGCAACG AGTGTCCCAGAGGCGTCCTGCCCTGAGCAGTATAGTTAATCAGCGTTCCCCACTGATGGTTTCTCTGCTGCCCTCGCCCAAAGAACAGTCACCCCATCTGTTCTCCAGCAGCCGGACAAGGAGGCAGAGCCCGCTGCAGGCCGAGCACTGCGACAGCAAGGCCCTGACGGAGCTCAACCAGCAGCTGGCCAGTGTCAG CTTTGGGATTCTAGGCAAGCCACTGAAACAGTTCAGCCACAGTACCCTGATACCCTACGgagaacagaagaacaacaGAGATGAGGACGGGGACGATGAACCAGAGAATCATGCGAATAATAACAGTGAGGATCGTCCTGGGATCCATGTTGAAGGTAGCAAGTCATCCTTCATGAGAACTAAGTCGACAGACATTGTCAGATATGGTAGCACCACCTACACAAAGCATTGA